A window from Pseudomonas sp. Tri1 encodes these proteins:
- a CDS encoding LysR family transcriptional regulator, translated as MATDIQDLLSFVAVVNAGGFREGARLSGKSASSLSDAVRRMESRLGVRLLNRTTRSVVPTEAGARLMERIVPALGEVESAMDVVNDFRDRPSGTLRLNVPVSAARLVLPAIITPFLKSYPDIRLEVIAEESFVDMLAAGCDAGIRYDERLEQDMIALPIGPRFQRFATAASPAYLDARGRPKHPRDLLQHACLRGKFPSGAMPLWEYERDGETVSVDPSGPLIVRIGGAVDLSVQAAVDGLGIVYLFEDWLRPYLDSGALEPVLEPWWQRFTGPFLYYPGRRYLPSPLRAFVDFINANRDSSLPHAPV; from the coding sequence ATGGCAACGGATATTCAAGACTTGCTGTCCTTCGTGGCCGTGGTCAATGCAGGGGGCTTTCGTGAAGGCGCACGGCTGAGTGGCAAGTCCGCCTCCAGCCTCAGCGATGCGGTGCGCCGGATGGAAAGCCGGCTGGGCGTGCGCCTGCTCAACCGTACCACCCGCAGCGTGGTGCCGACTGAAGCCGGTGCACGGTTGATGGAGCGCATCGTACCAGCCCTGGGCGAAGTCGAATCGGCGATGGATGTGGTCAACGATTTTCGCGATAGGCCTTCCGGTACCCTCAGGCTCAACGTGCCGGTCAGCGCGGCCAGGCTGGTGTTGCCGGCGATCATCACGCCGTTTTTGAAAAGCTATCCCGACATCCGCCTGGAGGTGATCGCTGAAGAGAGCTTCGTCGACATGCTCGCCGCCGGGTGTGATGCGGGTATTCGCTACGACGAGCGCCTGGAACAGGACATGATCGCCCTCCCCATCGGCCCACGGTTCCAGCGCTTTGCAACCGCCGCGTCCCCGGCGTATCTGGACGCCAGGGGGCGCCCCAAGCACCCTCGGGATCTGCTCCAGCACGCTTGCCTGCGGGGCAAATTCCCCAGTGGCGCGATGCCGCTCTGGGAATATGAACGTGACGGCGAAACCGTCAGCGTCGACCCGAGCGGCCCATTGATCGTCCGGATCGGCGGCGCGGTGGACCTGTCGGTACAAGCTGCGGTGGATGGATTGGGCATCGTCTACCTGTTCGAGGACTGGCTACGGCCCTACCTGGACAGCGGCGCCCTCGAGCCCGTACTTGAACCCTGGTGGCAGCGCTTTACCGGGCCGTTCCTCTACTACCCCGGCCGCCGCTACCTGCCCTCGCCGCTGCGGGCTTTTGTGGACTTTATCAATGCGAATCGGGATTCGAGTCTTCCCCATGCCCCTGTTTAG
- the kefF gene encoding glutathione-regulated potassium-efflux system oxidoreductase KefF encodes MILIIYAHPYPDKSRVNQLMLKRVSNNPDVAIRSLYELYPNFDIDVEAEQRAVEQADLVVLQHPMYWYSTPPLLKLWIDKVFTHGWAYGKGTVALKDKRLLWAVTTGGDQAHFAIGDYPGFAALAQPLHATAIYCGMRWLEPVVVHGAYAADPDAQHAQIEHYGARLAAWKED; translated from the coding sequence ATGATTCTTATCATTTATGCGCACCCCTACCCCGACAAATCGCGGGTCAACCAGTTGATGCTCAAGCGGGTGTCGAACAACCCGGACGTGGCCATACGTTCGCTCTACGAGCTTTACCCCAACTTCGACATCGACGTCGAGGCGGAACAGCGTGCAGTGGAGCAAGCGGATCTTGTGGTGCTCCAGCATCCGATGTACTGGTACAGCACCCCGCCCCTGCTGAAACTGTGGATCGATAAAGTCTTCACCCACGGCTGGGCCTACGGCAAAGGCACCGTCGCCCTCAAAGACAAGCGCCTGCTGTGGGCCGTCACCACCGGTGGCGATCAAGCGCATTTTGCGATCGGCGACTACCCAGGTTTTGCCGCGCTGGCCCAACCCCTCCACGCCACGGCCATTTACTGCGGCATGCGCTGGTTGGAGCCGGTGGTCGTGCATGGCGCCTATGCCGCCGACCCTGACGCCCAACACGCACAAATCGAACACTATGGCGCCCGCCTGGCCGCCTGGAAGGAAGATTGA
- a CDS encoding RidA family protein — MANQDITFTPDPDADSISSDVAGFGGLLVSTQIPTHADGSLELGDITRQSECTLQALKVALERAGSSMDRVLHLTIYLTDMADRAAFNEVYKRFFAKPWPVRAAVGVAALAVEGMRVEVTAMAAKG; from the coding sequence ATGGCTAACCAAGACATCACGTTCACGCCTGATCCGGATGCGGACTCCATTTCTTCCGACGTCGCCGGTTTCGGCGGCCTGCTGGTTTCCACGCAAATTCCAACGCACGCCGACGGCAGCCTGGAACTGGGCGACATCACGCGGCAAAGCGAGTGCACGCTGCAGGCGCTCAAGGTAGCGTTGGAACGCGCCGGCAGTTCCATGGACCGTGTGTTGCACCTGACCATCTACCTCACCGACATGGCTGATCGCGCCGCCTTCAACGAGGTCTACAAACGCTTCTTCGCCAAGCCTTGGCCGGTGCGAGCCGCCGTGGGCGTGGCGGCGCTGGCGGTCGAGGGGATGCGCGTGGAAGTGACGGCGATGGCAGCCAAGGGCTGA
- a CDS encoding aldo/keto reductase family oxidoreductase, with amino-acid sequence MSIAGKAGTFLLGDQQVNRMGYGAMQLAGANVFGPPKDPAAAIAVLREALASGVNHIDTADFYGPHVTNRLIREALHPYAKDLIIVTKVGAVRGADASWNPAHSPAELTRAVHDNLRNLGVEVLDVVNLRVWGDLHSPTEASIEESFTTLAELQRQGLIRHLGLSNVTASQVRQAQGIAKVVCVQNHYNLTHRDDEQLIADLGRQGIAYVPFFPLGGFTPLQSETLSSVAARLQASPLCVALAWLLQRAPNILLIPGTSSLAHLRENLAASELTIPAPLLAELDALV; translated from the coding sequence ATGAGCATTGCAGGCAAGGCAGGCACCTTTTTACTCGGCGATCAGCAGGTCAACCGCATGGGCTATGGCGCGATGCAGTTGGCGGGGGCCAATGTGTTCGGGCCACCGAAAGACCCGGCCGCAGCCATCGCGGTGCTGCGCGAAGCCCTGGCGTCGGGGGTCAACCACATCGATACGGCCGACTTCTACGGCCCTCACGTGACCAACCGACTGATCCGCGAAGCGCTGCACCCTTATGCCAAGGACCTGATCATCGTCACCAAGGTCGGTGCCGTCCGCGGTGCCGATGCGTCCTGGAACCCGGCCCACAGCCCCGCCGAGCTGACCCGGGCGGTCCACGACAACCTGCGCAACCTGGGCGTGGAGGTTCTGGACGTGGTCAATTTGCGAGTGTGGGGAGACCTGCATTCGCCCACGGAGGCTTCCATCGAAGAGTCGTTCACGACACTGGCCGAGCTGCAGCGCCAGGGCCTCATCCGCCATCTGGGGTTGAGCAACGTCACGGCCTCGCAAGTCAGGCAGGCCCAGGGTATCGCCAAGGTGGTCTGCGTACAGAATCACTACAACCTGACCCATCGCGACGACGAACAACTCATCGCTGACCTGGGCCGGCAGGGCATCGCCTACGTGCCGTTCTTCCCGCTGGGCGGCTTTACACCGCTGCAATCGGAAACCCTTTCCAGCGTGGCGGCGCGCCTGCAGGCGTCACCGCTGTGCGTGGCGCTGGCGTGGTTGCTGCAGCGTGCGCCGAATATCCTGCTGATTCCCGGCACATCGTCCCTGGCGCACCTGAGGGAAAACCTCGCGGCGAGTGAGCTGACGATTCCTGCGCCGCTGCTCGCCGAGCTGGATGCACTGGTCTAG
- a CDS encoding ATP-binding protein encodes MKYTRRPWDTLARWIALTTLVAMLTLLALNALFSQLADAWARPPLMETGLIEKIAAITRIIDSAAPEQRPTIARTASDPIFNTQWLQRHEDAKLPVIDDPEYSDGALRLRQQLGRPDARMEGYEPSDWPAGQPGARYAAMIELTDHSWVMFSLPARSWGLEEWERSLIMLALILVSTIIVALIATRHLAAPLQRFAEGARRFGVDHKAPPIPVVGPHEIRQAILAFNAMQAQLKHFIEDRTQMLAAISHDLRTPLTRMRLRGEFIEDAEQQSRLFRDVDEMQAMINSALEFFRDDARLEHATAFDLAELLHTIVDDLKDAGIEVGFEGAQRLVYVGRPIGIKRALVNLIDNAIKYGGEPTVRLEADANRVDIRILDQGPGIAAQYLEQVFTPFFRIEGSRNKHTGGVGLGLSAARATVLEHGGTLTLSNRRGGGLEARVSLPLD; translated from the coding sequence ATGAAATACACTCGACGGCCATGGGATACGCTGGCGCGATGGATCGCCCTGACCACCCTGGTTGCCATGCTCACGTTGCTGGCCCTGAACGCGCTGTTCAGCCAATTGGCTGATGCCTGGGCCCGCCCGCCCCTGATGGAAACCGGCCTGATTGAAAAGATCGCCGCCATCACCCGCATCATCGACTCGGCAGCGCCCGAACAGCGGCCCACCATTGCCAGGACGGCCAGTGACCCGATCTTCAACACGCAATGGCTCCAACGCCATGAAGATGCCAAGCTGCCAGTGATCGACGACCCCGAATACAGTGATGGCGCACTGCGGTTGCGCCAACAGTTGGGCCGGCCCGATGCGAGGATGGAAGGCTATGAGCCAAGCGATTGGCCCGCCGGCCAGCCCGGCGCACGCTACGCCGCGATGATCGAATTGACCGACCACTCGTGGGTCATGTTTTCCCTGCCAGCGCGCAGTTGGGGACTGGAGGAATGGGAGCGCAGCCTGATCATGCTGGCGCTGATCCTAGTGTCGACGATTATCGTCGCACTGATCGCCACGCGACACCTGGCAGCACCCTTGCAACGCTTTGCCGAAGGCGCCAGACGCTTCGGCGTGGATCACAAGGCACCGCCTATCCCCGTCGTCGGCCCCCATGAAATCCGCCAGGCGATCCTCGCCTTCAATGCCATGCAGGCCCAGCTAAAGCACTTCATCGAGGACCGCACCCAGATGCTCGCCGCCATCTCCCACGACCTGCGCACGCCCTTGACCCGCATGCGCCTGCGTGGCGAGTTCATCGAGGATGCCGAGCAGCAATCCCGGCTGTTCAGGGACGTCGATGAAATGCAGGCGATGATCAACTCAGCCCTGGAGTTCTTCCGCGACGACGCCCGGCTTGAACATGCCACCGCGTTCGACCTGGCCGAACTGCTGCACACCATCGTCGATGACCTCAAGGACGCCGGCATCGAGGTTGGGTTCGAAGGCGCCCAGCGCCTGGTTTATGTCGGCCGGCCCATCGGCATCAAGCGCGCCTTGGTCAACCTGATCGACAACGCGATCAAATATGGCGGCGAGCCGACGGTTCGCCTCGAAGCCGACGCCAATCGAGTGGATATTCGCATCCTGGACCAAGGGCCGGGCATCGCCGCCCAATACCTTGAGCAGGTCTTCACGCCGTTCTTTCGCATCGAAGGCTCTCGCAACAAGCACACCGGCGGCGTCGGGCTGGGCTTGTCGGCGGCCCGGGCGACGGTGCTGGAGCATGGCGGGACTCTGACCTTGAGCAATCGTCGGGGTGGCGGGTTGGAGGCCCGGGTCTCGCTGCCGCTTGACTGA
- a CDS encoding thioesterase family protein, with protein MNLWFRLLLMLFRRPWRKPTAPLDTTVVRMRVWPLDLDFNRHVTNGRYFTLADIGRMDYVLRSGAYKVALRNRAMPIVGDVWGKFRRELRLFEAFEVHTRMLGWDDKWILMEHRFMSRGRVVGVVVMRGLFRSAGGPLSPSEFIRELGLAEQSPAMAPWLSAWSQSCDGLSLELRQEEAERLDTH; from the coding sequence ATGAATCTCTGGTTCCGACTGTTATTGATGCTGTTCCGTCGTCCCTGGCGCAAGCCAACGGCGCCCTTGGATACGACTGTGGTACGCATGCGTGTGTGGCCGCTGGACCTGGACTTCAACCGTCACGTCACCAACGGTCGCTATTTCACCTTGGCTGACATTGGCCGCATGGATTACGTGCTGCGCAGCGGTGCCTACAAAGTGGCGCTGCGCAACCGAGCGATGCCGATCGTCGGAGATGTCTGGGGCAAGTTTCGGCGCGAGCTGAGGCTGTTCGAGGCATTCGAGGTGCATACCCGGATGCTCGGCTGGGATGACAAATGGATTCTCATGGAACACCGTTTCATGAGCCGGGGCCGCGTGGTAGGCGTGGTGGTCATGCGTGGCCTGTTCCGCTCGGCCGGGGGGCCCCTTTCTCCAAGTGAATTCATTCGCGAGCTGGGGCTGGCTGAACAGTCTCCGGCCATGGCGCCATGGCTCAGCGCTTGGTCGCAAAGCTGCGATGGCTTGAGCCTCGAACTTCGACAGGAAGAAGCTGAGCGCCTCGATACCCACTAG
- a CDS encoding MBL fold metallo-hydrolase, with translation MNIQQIRNATIILEFGPYRVLVDPMLAAKGTLPPLRLFGATQRNPLVELPTSTAKDLETVTHCLITHCQKGHFDHLDRAAKRWLREKQIPVICTPHDAPYLAKRGLNVQPLAKAHDQANPFLGGTIRSVRCTHGLGLVGKLMEHGVGYLIELPGEPSVYLTGDTVLTPTVCEFVLRHQPQVSVVPAGGARFDVGGDIIMGIDEALEFTRLSHGTVVANHLEAISHCPTTRKALAEAAALAGVGGRLLIPEDGQTLVFQAA, from the coding sequence ATGAACATCCAGCAGATCCGTAACGCCACGATCATTCTTGAATTCGGCCCGTATCGCGTGCTCGTCGACCCGATGCTGGCTGCCAAGGGCACGCTGCCGCCGCTGCGACTGTTCGGTGCCACGCAGCGCAACCCGTTGGTGGAGCTTCCGACCTCCACAGCGAAGGACCTTGAGACCGTCACCCATTGCCTGATCACTCATTGCCAGAAAGGCCATTTCGACCATCTGGACCGAGCGGCCAAGCGCTGGCTGAGGGAAAAGCAGATCCCGGTCATCTGCACACCCCACGACGCACCTTACCTCGCCAAGCGTGGCTTGAATGTCCAGCCGCTTGCCAAGGCGCATGACCAAGCCAACCCATTCCTGGGCGGCACCATCCGCTCCGTCCGCTGCACCCATGGGCTGGGCCTGGTGGGCAAGTTGATGGAGCACGGCGTCGGCTACCTGATCGAGCTGCCTGGGGAGCCAAGCGTCTACCTCACCGGCGACACCGTGCTCACCCCCACCGTGTGCGAATTCGTCTTGCGCCATCAGCCACAGGTCAGCGTGGTCCCGGCAGGCGGGGCACGGTTCGATGTGGGCGGCGACATCATCATGGGCATCGACGAGGCGCTGGAATTCACCCGTTTGTCCCACGGGACCGTGGTGGCCAATCACTTGGAAGCGATCAGCCACTGCCCGACGACCCGCAAGGCCCTTGCCGAAGCCGCCGCGTTGGCTGGTGTTGGAGGCCGATTGTTGATACCGGAAGATGGCCAGACGTTGGTTTTCCAGGCGGCCTAG
- a CDS encoding helix-turn-helix domain-containing protein yields the protein MTKKLRIGLLLFPGCMPAGLFAFADLLHAANRRRGLTLFEARYIALQAGPVVCAHGVTLHAEAALGSTKLDAVLVPGFWAESAEQVNALLADQAALVSALSKRPRSLQLWSYCTGVCLLAASGRLDGQGATVTWWLAQAMQQYRKVLWQSEQNCVFNERTATASGVNGYLPIAEKLIERNVSSDVLRDITRLMVLPRPAIAHGAFQGSALIEQSSGWLRQLHGLIERMPAERITVQALASELAVSERTLARKVSRETGQPVAAYARRIKLNQVSERLTLTALPLASIGAELGFSSSSNLQRMFKALTGLTPVQYRRKFGRV from the coding sequence ATGACCAAAAAACTTCGAATCGGCCTGCTCCTGTTTCCTGGCTGCATGCCCGCTGGCCTGTTCGCCTTCGCTGACCTGCTGCATGCCGCCAACCGCAGAAGAGGGCTGACGTTGTTCGAGGCACGCTACATCGCGTTGCAAGCCGGGCCGGTGGTGTGTGCCCATGGCGTGACCTTGCACGCGGAAGCGGCCTTGGGCAGCACCAAGCTGGATGCCGTCCTGGTTCCTGGTTTCTGGGCCGAATCGGCCGAGCAGGTGAATGCACTGCTGGCTGACCAGGCGGCCCTCGTGAGCGCACTGTCGAAGCGTCCCCGGTCGCTGCAGCTCTGGTCCTATTGCACCGGTGTCTGCCTGCTGGCCGCCAGCGGTCGCTTGGATGGGCAGGGCGCGACGGTGACCTGGTGGCTGGCGCAAGCGATGCAGCAGTATCGAAAAGTCCTTTGGCAAAGCGAGCAGAACTGTGTTTTCAACGAACGCACGGCGACCGCGTCCGGGGTGAACGGGTACCTGCCCATCGCCGAGAAGCTCATCGAGCGCAACGTCAGCAGCGACGTCCTGCGCGACATTACCCGGCTCATGGTGCTGCCGCGACCGGCCATTGCCCATGGGGCGTTCCAGGGCAGCGCGCTGATCGAGCAATCCAGCGGATGGTTACGGCAGTTGCATGGGTTGATCGAGCGGATGCCGGCCGAGCGGATCACCGTTCAGGCACTGGCAAGCGAGCTGGCGGTGTCCGAGCGTACCTTGGCGCGCAAGGTCAGCCGTGAAACGGGTCAGCCCGTCGCGGCCTACGCCCGGCGCATCAAGTTGAACCAGGTCAGCGAACGCCTGACGTTGACGGCGCTGCCCCTTGCCAGCATCGGCGCCGAGCTGGGTTTCAGCAGCAGCTCCAACTTGCAGCGCATGTTCAAGGCGCTGACCGGGCTGACGCCGGTGCAATACCGGCGCAAGTTTGGACGTGTGTGA
- a CDS encoding SOS response-associated peptidase family protein: MTNPKPHERQSLIKPNMQVSAIRRRGGHLECIKVRWGWSPIWSVGTMPPMTHLPLHLVMRSKVFAQIKREGRVLVAVDGWYLAAETATSQPQSLTYTTSRQSSPIFLAALAQASETPNGCDGLTLVTYGDIASKQQRLLAFTGEDALQWLSPDLDWEQAQQIAAGAAAAEPQLEHATTAQRRVQGGH; this comes from the coding sequence GTGACAAATCCCAAACCCCACGAGCGACAAAGCCTGATCAAGCCAAACATGCAGGTCAGTGCCATACGTCGTCGCGGCGGGCATCTGGAATGCATCAAGGTTCGCTGGGGCTGGTCGCCGATCTGGTCAGTGGGGACCATGCCGCCCATGACTCATCTGCCCCTGCACCTGGTGATGCGCTCCAAGGTCTTTGCCCAAATCAAACGGGAGGGACGCGTATTGGTGGCAGTAGACGGCTGGTACCTGGCGGCCGAGACCGCGACATCCCAACCCCAGAGCCTCACCTACACGACTTCCCGACAATCGTCCCCAATCTTCCTTGCCGCCTTGGCCCAGGCCAGTGAGACACCCAACGGCTGCGATGGACTGACCCTGGTGACCTATGGCGACATCGCCAGCAAGCAGCAACGCCTTTTGGCCTTCACCGGCGAGGACGCACTCCAATGGTTGAGCCCCGATCTGGATTGGGAGCAGGCCCAGCAGATCGCTGCGGGCGCGGCGGCGGCCGAACCGCAGCTCGAGCACGCGACGACAGCCCAACGCAGAGTCCAGGGCGGGCACTGA
- the kefC gene encoding glutathione-regulated potassium-efflux system protein KefC codes for METHSLIEMLIYLGSAALIVPIAVRLGLGPVLGYLLAGCVIGPWGLKLITDVKAILEFAEIGVVLMLFIIGLELDPKRLWALRRMVFGGGALQMLACGTAIGLFCAALGLNWTAALLVGLTLSLSSTAIAMQAMSERNLTATAVGRSSFAVLLFQDIAAIPLVAMIPLLSAHGDTPSGTALLLSIGKIVAAIAIVVLLGRYVTRPLLRFAARSGLREIFSAVALFLVFGFGFLLEEAGLSMAMGAFLAGVLLASSEYRHALESDIEPFKGLLLGLFFIGVGMSIDFGTLINAPLKVVTLTLGFILIKLLVIKAAGRFLNVPAGQRSWQAVLLGQGSEFAFVVFGAATVAGILTDPWGKSLTLAVALSMCLTPLLILLLGRFESLTQKNKRESDLVDQQNPRVIIAGFGRFGQIAGRLLMSCGVEVVVLDHDPDNIETLRKFGVKVFYGDATRLDLLHAAGAAQAVVLINAIDDQEDNLTLTRLAQEHFPALQLIVRARDMGHLITLRRMGVEAAERETFESALALGRSALERMGVGPYEARERADQFRRLNLKMLEEIVAQPEDDLKFRHDAYRRANALLTDMFNEDRAHPVDNWTEHHRNETDKTPG; via the coding sequence ATGGAGACTCACAGCCTGATTGAAATGCTCATATACCTGGGCTCGGCGGCGTTGATCGTGCCGATTGCCGTCCGGTTGGGGCTGGGCCCGGTATTGGGCTACCTGCTGGCCGGCTGCGTCATCGGCCCGTGGGGGCTGAAGCTGATTACCGATGTAAAGGCCATCCTGGAGTTCGCTGAAATCGGTGTGGTCCTGATGCTGTTCATCATCGGCCTTGAGCTCGACCCCAAACGGCTCTGGGCCCTGCGCCGGATGGTGTTCGGTGGCGGTGCCCTGCAAATGCTCGCCTGTGGCACCGCCATTGGCTTGTTCTGCGCGGCCCTTGGCCTGAACTGGACGGCGGCGCTGCTGGTCGGCCTGACCCTGAGCCTTTCCTCCACCGCCATCGCCATGCAGGCGATGAGCGAACGCAACCTGACCGCCACCGCGGTCGGGCGCAGCAGCTTTGCCGTGCTGCTGTTCCAGGACATCGCGGCGATTCCGCTGGTGGCGATGATTCCGTTGTTGTCGGCCCACGGCGACACGCCTTCAGGCACAGCCCTGTTGCTATCGATTGGCAAAATCGTCGCCGCCATCGCCATCGTCGTGCTGTTGGGGCGCTACGTGACGCGGCCGCTGCTGCGCTTCGCGGCACGCTCAGGCTTGCGGGAGATTTTCAGTGCCGTTGCGCTTTTTCTGGTGTTCGGCTTCGGCTTTCTGTTGGAGGAAGCCGGTTTGTCGATGGCCATGGGCGCGTTCCTCGCCGGGGTGTTGCTGGCCAGTTCCGAATACCGCCATGCCCTGGAAAGCGACATCGAACCATTCAAAGGCCTGCTGCTGGGGCTGTTCTTCATCGGTGTCGGCATGTCGATCGATTTCGGCACCCTGATCAACGCACCGTTGAAAGTCGTCACCCTGACCCTGGGTTTCATCCTGATCAAACTGCTGGTGATCAAGGCCGCCGGCCGATTCCTCAACGTCCCCGCCGGGCAGCGCTCATGGCAGGCGGTGTTACTGGGCCAGGGCAGCGAATTCGCCTTCGTGGTGTTCGGCGCAGCGACAGTGGCCGGGATCTTGACCGACCCATGGGGCAAGAGCCTGACCCTGGCGGTGGCCCTGTCCATGTGCCTGACGCCGTTGTTGATCCTGTTGTTGGGTCGATTCGAGTCGCTCACCCAGAAAAACAAACGCGAATCCGACCTCGTCGACCAGCAGAATCCGCGAGTGATCATCGCCGGGTTCGGCCGTTTCGGGCAGATCGCCGGACGCCTCTTGATGTCCTGCGGTGTCGAGGTGGTGGTATTGGATCACGACCCTGACAACATCGAGACACTGCGCAAATTCGGCGTGAAAGTCTTTTATGGCGATGCCACGCGCCTCGATCTGTTGCACGCCGCCGGCGCGGCCCAAGCGGTGGTGTTGATCAACGCGATCGACGATCAGGAAGACAACCTGACGCTGACCCGGCTGGCCCAGGAGCACTTTCCAGCGTTGCAGCTGATCGTGCGCGCGCGGGACATGGGGCACCTCATCACCCTTCGGCGAATGGGCGTGGAGGCGGCCGAGCGGGAAACATTCGAGAGCGCACTGGCATTGGGTCGCAGTGCGCTGGAGCGCATGGGCGTCGGGCCTTATGAAGCGCGCGAGCGAGCGGATCAGTTCCGGCGACTGAACCTCAAGATGCTGGAGGAGATCGTTGCCCAGCCGGAAGATGACCTCAAGTTCCGACACGATGCCTACCGACGTGCCAATGCACTGCTCACGGACATGTTCAACGAAGACCGTGCCCATCCAGTCGACAACTGGACTGAACACCATCGCAACGAAACCGACAAGACGCCGGGTTGA